The DNA sequence CGATCAGCTGCGCTTCGCGCAACTCGTCGAAGCCTGCGGGTTCGAGGGGTTCTTCCGGGCCGATCACTACCAGGCGATGGGCGCCGATCCCGGGCTGCCCGGCCCCACCGACGCCTGGCTCACGCTGGGCGCGCTCGCCCGCGAGACTTCCCGGATCCGGCTGGGCACCCTGGTCACCTCGGCCACCTTCCGCCTGCCGGGCCCGCTGGCCGTGACGGTGGCGCAGGTGGACCGGATGAGCGGGGGACGGGTCGAGCTGGGCCTCGGCGCCGGTTGGTACGAACGCGAGCACACCTCGTACGGCATCCCGTTCCCGCCCGCCCCGGAGCGTTTCGATCGGCTGGAGGAGCAGCTGGCCGTGATCACCGGCCTGTGGCGGACGCCGGTCGGCGAGCACTTCAGCCACCACGGTGACCACTACCGACTGCTCGACGCGCCCGCCCTGCCGAAGCCCGTACAAGTGCCGACGCCGCCGATCATCGTCGGGGGCCGCGGCCCCAAGCGCACCCCGTTGCTGGCCGCTCGGTATGCCGACGAGTTCAACATGCCCTTCAAGTCGGTGGCAGAGACTGCCCGGGCCTACCGGCGAGTCGCCGAGGCATGCGAACGGACCGGCCGGGCCGCCGCCGGTCGGCCACCGCTCGTGCTCTCGACCGGCGTCGTGGTCGCGATCGGCCGCACCGCCGCAGAGGCGCAACGGCGTGCCGCCCCTCTGCACGTCAAGAGCGCCCTGCCGCCGGAGGACCCGGTGATCGGATCCCCGGCCCAACTCGTGGACCGGCTGGGCGAGTTCTGCGCCATCGGCGCCGACCGATTCCATCTCCGACTGATCGACTTCACCGACCTCGACCACCTGGAACTCATCGCCGGCGAGGTGCTTCCGCAGCTGTAGCACGTGAGTGCCGAGGCAGGCAGCAGGGTCTGGCCCTCGGTTAGACCTCTCTGAGCCCTGCTGCCCACAGAAGCGGCCTAACTGTTGGGGACGGTGTCCTCGAACGTGGTGCCGGCCGTGCGGTAGGCGCTGATCTTGGCCGTGACCTCAGCAGGGCTCAGGACCTGGTCCTTGACGTGCAGGACGTAGTCGACCTGTTCGTCGTAGGAACGCGGAGTCGTGCTGGTCTGGCCCGCGAGGTCGATCAACCACTGGTTGAAGTTGATGGACATGGGGCGCTCGGGCAGGTAGGCGGCGTCGTGCGTGCCGAAGAGCCGGCCGTCGACGTAGTACTTGATGGTGCTGTTGTCGATGGTGAGCACCAGGTCGTGCCAGCCCGCCCAGCTCTGCCGGGACTCGGTGTGCTGGTTGACGGCCTGCCAGGGATCGGGGTTGTAGGTCTCCCAGGACGTCGTGTACAGGATGTTGGCCGGCTCGCCCCAGCCGCCGTTGGGCAGGTACTCGAAGTCGTACTCCGCGTAGTCGTCGGCCATGGGCGCCTTGAGGTCGTTGATGGTGAAGAACGTCTGGACGAGGCGGTCACCGTCCGGTCCTGACACGGGCGCGTCGGAGAACCTGACCCGGGCCGCGTAGGTGCCGTTCTTGAACTTCATGGTCTTGGTGAGGACTTCGGTCTGCTTGGTGCTCTCGGGTGTTCCCGCGGTCGAGGTCCGCAGGTTCATCACCGAGTTGCCGCCGGAACCGGCGAAGGTGACGTTCTCCGGGGACCACGTGGCACCGGGCACCCCGGGCCCGCCGGAGTTCGAGCGAACGCTCCAGCCGTTCGCCGAGATCCTCGGATCGCTGGAGCCGCTGTAGTTGAAGTCGTCGAACAGGCTCTGTCCGCCTGCCGGAGGGTCGGTGGGCGGGTCGGTCGGCTCGTTGCCCTCGGGGGCGGTGCCCCACACCGTGCTGCCGGACACCTGGGCGGTGATCTTCGGCCAGTCCGCGTACGACGACCGGGAAGCGCTGAAGGAGTAGTCGTCGCTCTGGTTGAGGGGCTGCCAGTCGGCCCGGTGGAAGCGCAGTTGCATGTCCCCGGTGTCGGCGCCCGGAGAGAGGGTGCCCGCTCCCGCGGTGAAGCCGATGTCCAGGTAACGGTCGGCCGTGGCCGTGGGGTTGGTCAGGGTGCCGAAGGTGCCGGTGATGTTGGCGCAGCCCTTGACCGCCCAGGAGCAGGCGAAACGGTAGGCGGCGCCGGCCGAGTCGGCCTTGAAGTAGTAGCGCACCTTGACGATGCTGAGCGGCAGGGCGCTGTCGCCGGTGTTCCTGACCTTGAGCCAGGGTTCGGCCTGGTCCGCCGTGGCGCCCGTGGCGCTGGTCCGGTACTGGACCGTCACGTCGTCCGCCGCGGCGCTCGCGGTGCCGGTCAGGGCGGTGAGACCGGCGGTGCCCATGGCCATGGACACAGCGGCGGCTGCGGCGACGCGCAGCCTGTTCGGCGTGGTTCGGGACTTCATGCTGAATCCTTCCGGGACGGGATGTGGGGTTCGTCGTGCTCGGGGGATCAGGGCTGTGCTGTGGTGCGGCTTTAGGGATGGCGGCTGACGCCGAGGGCGTCGAGGCGCGGAGTGTGCCGGGCCAGACGGGAGCGGAACTCCTCCCACGGGGTGGGACCGCTCCAGGCACGGTCCGCCAGAGCGCACAGGCGCGGATACGTGAGGTACTCGAGGCGGGCGGGCGTCTCGGCGTACTCGGTCCACAACTGCGCCTGACTGCCCAGGATTCGGGCGGCGGCTTCGGGTGCGGCACCCTCGGGGACGGGATCGTGCGCGTGTACATCCCTCAGCGCCACGACGGCTCCTGGCTGCGCCGGCTGCTCCTGGGTTCCGCCGCTCTGCGGATAGTCGAAGTAGGTGGCGCGGTAATGGGCGTTGATCACGTCGTGGCCGCGCCCGGCTGCGGTCAGGGCATGTGCGGGGTCGCGCCAGGCCATCACGGTGAAGTCGTCGGGCAGCTCGGTGCCGGACTCGGCCCAGCCGACCGGCCGGCGTCCGTTCCGGGCCAGGAACGCTCCGACGCGGCCCAGGAACCACCCGTGCAGTGCGGCCGGACCGCTCAGCCTCGCGGCGAGGGCGCGCGCCCCGGCCTCCGGGCTCTGCTCCCATTCGGTGGTGGGGCACTCGTCGCCACCGATGTGGATGTAGGGGGAGGGGAAGACGTCCATGACCTCCTCCAGCACGGTGCGGCAGAAGTCGAAGACCTCCTCATGGACCCCGAGGACGGTGTCGCAGACTCCCCACCTGGTCCATACGTCCAGCACCCGGTCGGGACGGTTGCCCAGGTGCGGATACGCGGCCAGGGCGGCACGGACGTGGCCGGGCATTTCGATCTCGGGCATCACGGTGATGCCTCGGGCAGCCGCGTACTGCACCAAGCCGGCCAACTCGGCGCGGGTGTAGGCGCCGCCGTGCGGCACACCGTCGTGGTCGTCGCTGCCGGCACTGGTCATGGACTGGGCACGATGGGAGCCGATCTCGGTGAGCTTGGGGTAGGCCGCGACCGGCATCCGCCACCCCTGGTCGTCGGTCAGATGCAGATGTAAGACATTGATCTTGTGCAGGGCGAGGAGATCGACGTAACGGCGCAGGTAGGACGCCGGCTGGAAGTGGCGGGCCACGTCGAGCATCGCTCCGCGCCAGCGGTGCCGGGGGATGTCTGTGATCTCCACACAGGGCAGTGACCATCGCACACCGCGCTGCGGCGAAGCCGCCAACGCCTGAGGGGGCAGAAGCTGACGGATCGTCTGCACTCCGCGCAGCAGGCCGGTGGCGTGTGCGGCGCGCAGCAGTACGGAGTGAGGTCCGACCGTCAGGCCGTATCCCTCGCTGCCGAGTCCGGTCAGGGCCGGGTCGAGGGCCAGGACTACGGCGGCGTCCTCGGCGGAGCGCAACGGCAGGCCGGTGGCCGGGGCGAGCAGGGTGCGCAGCAGCTGGGCGGCGGGTTCGGCACCGCTGCTGATGCGCAGACAGGTATCGGGGCCGAAGGTGAAGTGGCCGGCTCTGGCATGCGCCTTGGTGGGGTGGGGGAGCAGGGAGAAGGCCGCGGGTGGGGGTGCGGGCACAGCTGTCTCCGGGGGGTCGGGTGCGGGACCGGGCAGGGGAGCGTCAGCCCTTGACGGCGCCGGCGGCGAAGCCGGCCGTCACATGGCGTTGGAGCAGCAGGAAAACGGCCAGCACGGGGAGGGCGAAGAGCGTGGAGGCGGCCATGGTGGCGCCCCAGTCCGTGCCGAAGACGTTCTGGAAGGAGGACAGCCAGACGGGCAGGGTGCGGCTGTCCTGGTGCTTGATGATCAGGAAGTTGGCGTAGGTGAACTCGTTCCAGGCGGTGATGTAGCCGAACAGCGAAGTGGCCATCAGCCCGGGAGCGAGCAGGGGGAAGGCGATGTGGCGAAAGGCCCTCAGCCGCGTGCAGCCGTCGACCTGCGCCGCCTCCTCCAGCTCCGGTGGGATGGCGGCGATGAACCCGCGCAGCACCACGATGGTGAACGGCAGCGTCATCATGAAGTAGACCAGCGTCAGGGTGGGCAGCCGGTCGAGCATGTCGGTGTCGCGGGAGATGATGTACACCGGGATGATCAGTGCCTCCCACGGCGCCATCTGTGCGATGAACACCATCAGCATGAACTGCCGTCTGCCGCGCCAGCGCATGCGCGCCACGGCGAACGACGCGCCCAGTGCGACAAGCAGGGAGAGAAGGACGGCGCCCAGGGTCACGAGGATGCTGTTGCGCCAGAACAGTCCGAAGCCGTCGGCGTCGACAGCGGCACGGAAGTGGTCCAGCGTCCAGGTCCGGGGAAGCAGTCGGGGACTGTCGGACTGGATGTCCCGGTTGGGCTTGAACGCGGTCGCGACCATCCAGTACACGGGGAAGAGACAGACCACGACGATCACTGCGGCGGCGGTGTGCAACGGCATGCGCCGAAGCCGAAGCCGAAGCCGAAGCCGAAGCGGAAACCGAAGCCGGGGGCGCGCCGTGCTGCTGGTGACGGCTCGCGGGACGCTCATAGGGCCTCGCCCTCCTGGCGGAACATCTGGCGGAAGTAGAAGACGAGCACGCCGGCCAGCATCAGCACGGTGACCATCGAGGCGGCCGAACCGAGGTCGTAGCGCTGACTCGACAGAGCGGTCTGCACGGCGTAGACGGGCAGGATGGTGGTGGCGTCGCCGGGGCCGCCGTTGGTCATCACCCAGATCTGTACGAACGCCTTGAAGGTCCAGATGACCTCCAGCGAGAACACCAGCATGAAGATCGGCCGGATCATGGGAAACGTGATGGCGCGGAAGATGCGCCGTGCCGAGGCGCCGTCGATGCGTGCCGACTCGTACAACTCCGTCGGCACGGTGACCAGGGCCGAGTACAGGGTGATGGCCGCGAACGGCACCGACTGCCAGACGATCAGGGCGACCAGGATCGTAAAGGCGGCCGGACCGTGGGCGAACCAGGGGTACCGGTCGAACGACGTGAACCCCAGTTGGTGCAAAGCCCAGTTGACGATGCCGAACTCCGAGTGGAACAGCCACTGGAAGACCGTCGTGGCGGCGATCACCGGCATGGCCCAGGTCAGCACGAGCGCGGTGAGTACGGTGACACGGCCCACCCGGCCCAGCCGCTCGATCACCAGGGCGACCAGGGTGGCGAGCAGCATGATCAGGGTGACGTTGACGGCCATGAAGAGAAACGTGCGGCGCACCACCTGCCAGAAGTGGGCGTCCGTGAGCAGGGTCTCGTAGTTCCGCAGGCCCACGAACCGGGCGTCGCCTTGGATGAGTTGACGCAGTTGGAAGTCCTGGAGCGATATCAGCACCGTGCGGACCAGGGGGTACGCGAGCAGATACAGCATGCCCAGGAGCGCGGGGGCGACGAGCAGATAGGGCCAGGCTCCGCTCCCGACGGGCCCGCGCCTGCCCCCGCGGCCCGGCCGGGCGGAGCCGCCTGTCGGTCGGGGGAGCGAGGTGGGTGGCGCGCCGGCTTCACGGGCGACCGTCACGATGTCCTCTCCTCTCGGTGTGCGGCTCGCTCTGTGCGACTCGCGCTGTGGCGGCGGGTCCAGGGGTACGGGCGGCGGTTCGAACGCGGCGGCGACGGCTCAGGATCCGGTCGCCATGGCCGCAGTGATCGACGCGGACGCCTTCGCAGCCTCGGCCCGGGTATCGGCGCCGGTGAGTACGGCGGTCATGTAGTCCTTGATGGGGTTCTTCGCCTCGACGGCGGCCCAGCCTGGGGTGTTGGGTGTCGCCCGGCCGACGGCGGCGCCCACGGCCATGGCGGAGGCGCCCGGGTCGGCGGCGACCGCGTCGGCCAGGGTCGTCTTGTTCGGTACGTAGCTCATGGCTGAGGCGAGCTTGCGCTGCCAGGCGTCACCGGTGAGTTCCTTGACGAACGCGAAGGCGGCGTCCTGCTTGCCCGATGCCGCCGGGATGACGAGGTCGGAACCGCCGATGAACACCGCACCGGGCCGTTCGGCCGTCTTGCCGGGGATCGGGAAGAAACCGAGCTTGCCCTTGAGTTCGGGATTGTTCGAGAGGACGACGTTGGCCCCGCCGGGCGTCGAAATGATCTGCGCCACCTGCCCCTTGGCCATGACCTCGGCCTGTGGGGGCTCTGCCTCGTCGGAGTCCTTGGGGCCCTTGCCGAGCGCTTGCAGCTGCTCGTAGAAGTTCATGCCGCGTACGGCCTCAGGACTGTCGAGCGCGCCCTTCCAGGTGTCGCCGGACCGCGTGGCGAGGTCGCCGCCCTCGTCCCAGATGAACCCGGCCAGCGCGTACCACATCTGGCCCGGCAGGTAGATGCCCTGAGTCCCGCCCTTGTTCAGCTTCTCGGTCGCGGTGATCCACTGGTCGCGGGTCTTGATGGCGGCGGGGTCGATGCCGGCCTTCTTGAACAGGTCGGTTCGGTAGATCACCACTCGGTTGGCCGCGTAGTACGGGATGCCGTACTGCTTGCCCTCGTAGGCGCCCGGTTCGGCCAGGCCCTTGAGCCAGTTGCCGCCGCCGAGCTCGTCGACCTTGCCGCTGAGGTCGAGCAGCCCGCCGCTCTGCGCGAACTGGGCGACCTGGGTGTTGCCCGTCTCGATGACGTCCGGAGCGTCATTGCTGGCGAGCGCGGCGGTCACCTTCTCGCCGATGCCGTCCCACTCCTGGATCTGGACCTTCACGTCGATGTCCGCGTGGGCTGCCTCGAAGCCCGCGACGAACTCCTTCTGGAACTGCGCCGAGACGCTGTCGCGCATGAGCCAGACATCGATGGTCGTCCGGCCGTCGGCGGATTCACCGGACGAGTCCGAATCGCCGCCGCAGGCACTGAGGCCGCCGGCGAGCACCAGCGCGGAAACACCAGCAAGCATGCGGAGCTTCACAGTTCACCCCTGGGAGGAAAGCACCACGCCACCTGACCAGTTCATCGACTGGTCAGGTGACCTCTTGTTGGTCGATGAAGGTGGCATAGACCAATCGAGGCGTCAACCCTCCGCGTCGGCCTGGCTGTTGGTGGAACGATTCACGCTGAGCTGTGCCGTGGTGGAGAGTTGATGGCTACACTCCACCTGACCAGTACCCGACCAGTGGTAAGAAGGAATGAGGACTGGTCAGGTGAAGTCACGGACGCGGGGCGGGAGCAGCAGCATGAACGCTGGCGAGTCGGGGACGGTTCTCAAGCGAGAACGCGTCCGGGACCACATCCTCGAACTCATGGAATCGCTCAACCCCGGCGACGCCATCCCCTCCGAGCGGTCCCTGTGCGCTGATCTGCACGTCTCCAGGCCAACTCTGCGGGCAGCAGTCGACGAACTGGTCGCCGCGGGACTCCTTGTGCGTGAGCACGGCCGAGGCATGTTCGTGGCACCGGAGAAGATCACACAGGAGCTGGTGTCGGACCACCGGGCCATGGTCGTCCCCAGGGCATCCGGCGCCTGGACGAGCCGCCTGCTGGAGTTCACCACCATCGCCGCCGGTGCCAGGGTGGGCCGCAAACTGCACCTGTCACCCGCTGCCGACATCGTCTACGTGGCGCGGCTACGGCTCGTCGACGGCGTCCCCATGGCCATCGAGCACCTGCACATCCCCGCGAGCCTGGTGCCCACGCTGACCGCGCAGGAACTCGAAACGGGCGACCTGTACGAGCACCTGCACGACCGCCATGGAGTCCGGGTGAGCGAAGCCGTGCAGACGATCGAGCCGACCGTCGTCAGCCAGGCCGAGGCCAGGATCCTCGGGGTGCCGCACCTGTCGCCGGCGCTCCTGTTCGAGCGCCTCACCAGCGACACCGACGGCCGGGCCGTCGAGTACGTCCACTCCATCTACCGCGGCGACCGCTACCGCATCGTCACCCGCCTGACCTTGGGAGGACCGTCCGCCGGTGATGAGCAAGCGACCCGGACGGAGTCCATCCCGGGCATCCCGCCCGGTGCCTTCCCTCAGCAAGAAGCCGTCGTTCTCACGGCTCAGGGGGACGTGCACGCTGACCGGTGACGGTCAGGAGTCAGGAGGAGCGGGTCAGCCGGGAGGGCGACCCCGTCGTCTGACTGCCCTCGTTCTTCAGGGCCAAGGTGTCGGCGCCGGTCTTCGCCAGGGTGTAGAGGTTGCCTCGCCTGCACAGGACGCCGGCCGACGGATCCGTGGGTGCGCTGGTGACCGCCTCGAAGACCATGGACG is a window from the Streptomyces sp. NBC_00299 genome containing:
- a CDS encoding extracellular solute-binding protein, producing the protein MKLRMLAGVSALVLAGGLSACGGDSDSSGESADGRTTIDVWLMRDSVSAQFQKEFVAGFEAAHADIDVKVQIQEWDGIGEKVTAALASNDAPDVIETGNTQVAQFAQSGGLLDLSGKVDELGGGNWLKGLAEPGAYEGKQYGIPYYAANRVVIYRTDLFKKAGIDPAAIKTRDQWITATEKLNKGGTQGIYLPGQMWYALAGFIWDEGGDLATRSGDTWKGALDSPEAVRGMNFYEQLQALGKGPKDSDEAEPPQAEVMAKGQVAQIISTPGGANVVLSNNPELKGKLGFFPIPGKTAERPGAVFIGGSDLVIPAASGKQDAAFAFVKELTGDAWQRKLASAMSYVPNKTTLADAVAADPGASAMAVGAAVGRATPNTPGWAAVEAKNPIKDYMTAVLTGADTRAEAAKASASITAAMATGS
- a CDS encoding carbohydrate ABC transporter permease, which gives rise to MPLHTAAAVIVVVCLFPVYWMVATAFKPNRDIQSDSPRLLPRTWTLDHFRAAVDADGFGLFWRNSILVTLGAVLLSLLVALGASFAVARMRWRGRRQFMLMVFIAQMAPWEALIIPVYIISRDTDMLDRLPTLTLVYFMMTLPFTIVVLRGFIAAIPPELEEAAQVDGCTRLRAFRHIAFPLLAPGLMATSLFGYITAWNEFTYANFLIIKHQDSRTLPVWLSSFQNVFGTDWGATMAASTLFALPVLAVFLLLQRHVTAGFAAGAVKG
- a CDS encoding beta-N-acetylhexosaminidase, yielding MPAPPPAAFSLLPHPTKAHARAGHFTFGPDTCLRISSGAEPAAQLLRTLLAPATGLPLRSAEDAAVVLALDPALTGLGSEGYGLTVGPHSVLLRAAHATGLLRGVQTIRQLLPPQALAASPQRGVRWSLPCVEITDIPRHRWRGAMLDVARHFQPASYLRRYVDLLALHKINVLHLHLTDDQGWRMPVAAYPKLTEIGSHRAQSMTSAGSDDHDGVPHGGAYTRAELAGLVQYAAARGITVMPEIEMPGHVRAALAAYPHLGNRPDRVLDVWTRWGVCDTVLGVHEEVFDFCRTVLEEVMDVFPSPYIHIGGDECPTTEWEQSPEAGARALAARLSGPAALHGWFLGRVGAFLARNGRRPVGWAESGTELPDDFTVMAWRDPAHALTAAGRGHDVINAHYRATYFDYPQSGGTQEQPAQPGAVVALRDVHAHDPVPEGAAPEAAARILGSQAQLWTEYAETPARLEYLTYPRLCALADRAWSGPTPWEEFRSRLARHTPRLDALGVSRHP
- a CDS encoding cellulose binding domain-containing protein encodes the protein MKSRTTPNRLRVAAAAAVSMAMGTAGLTALTGTASAAADDVTVQYRTSATGATADQAEPWLKVRNTGDSALPLSIVKVRYYFKADSAGAAYRFACSWAVKGCANITGTFGTLTNPTATADRYLDIGFTAGAGTLSPGADTGDMQLRFHRADWQPLNQSDDYSFSASRSSYADWPKITAQVSGSTVWGTAPEGNEPTDPPTDPPAGGQSLFDDFNYSGSSDPRISANGWSVRSNSGGPGVPGATWSPENVTFAGSGGNSVMNLRTSTAGTPESTKQTEVLTKTMKFKNGTYAARVRFSDAPVSGPDGDRLVQTFFTINDLKAPMADDYAEYDFEYLPNGGWGEPANILYTTSWETYNPDPWQAVNQHTESRQSWAGWHDLVLTIDNSTIKYYVDGRLFGTHDAAYLPERPMSINFNQWLIDLAGQTSTTPRSYDEQVDYVLHVKDQVLSPAEVTAKISAYRTAGTTFEDTVPNS
- a CDS encoding GntR family transcriptional regulator translates to MNAGESGTVLKRERVRDHILELMESLNPGDAIPSERSLCADLHVSRPTLRAAVDELVAAGLLVREHGRGMFVAPEKITQELVSDHRAMVVPRASGAWTSRLLEFTTIAAGARVGRKLHLSPAADIVYVARLRLVDGVPMAIEHLHIPASLVPTLTAQELETGDLYEHLHDRHGVRVSEAVQTIEPTVVSQAEARILGVPHLSPALLFERLTSDTDGRAVEYVHSIYRGDRYRIVTRLTLGGPSAGDEQATRTESIPGIPPGAFPQQEAVVLTAQGDVHADR
- a CDS encoding carbohydrate ABC transporter permease codes for the protein MTVAREAGAPPTSLPRPTGGSARPGRGGRRGPVGSGAWPYLLVAPALLGMLYLLAYPLVRTVLISLQDFQLRQLIQGDARFVGLRNYETLLTDAHFWQVVRRTFLFMAVNVTLIMLLATLVALVIERLGRVGRVTVLTALVLTWAMPVIAATTVFQWLFHSEFGIVNWALHQLGFTSFDRYPWFAHGPAAFTILVALIVWQSVPFAAITLYSALVTVPTELYESARIDGASARRIFRAITFPMIRPIFMLVFSLEVIWTFKAFVQIWVMTNGGPGDATTILPVYAVQTALSSQRYDLGSAASMVTVLMLAGVLVFYFRQMFRQEGEAL
- a CDS encoding LLM class F420-dependent oxidoreductase — its product is MTARICVFTEPHRGADYDDQLRFAQLVEACGFEGFFRADHYQAMGADPGLPGPTDAWLTLGALARETSRIRLGTLVTSATFRLPGPLAVTVAQVDRMSGGRVELGLGAGWYEREHTSYGIPFPPAPERFDRLEEQLAVITGLWRTPVGEHFSHHGDHYRLLDAPALPKPVQVPTPPIIVGGRGPKRTPLLAARYADEFNMPFKSVAETARAYRRVAEACERTGRAAAGRPPLVLSTGVVVAIGRTAAEAQRRAAPLHVKSALPPEDPVIGSPAQLVDRLGEFCAIGADRFHLRLIDFTDLDHLELIAGEVLPQL